Genomic window (Clostridia bacterium):
GGCTATCCAAATGCAGGAAAATCCACTCTTTTGTCTATGATATCCCAGGCTAAGCCTAAGATTGCTAATTATCCTTTTACTACGCTCTCTCCTTCTTTGGGTGTCGTAAAATATGGTGATTATTCTTTTGTGGCGGCAGATATTCCGGGAATTATAGAGGGAGCTTCTCAAGGCGCAGGGCTTGGACACAGATTTTTGAAACATATAGAAAGAACTCGCTTGTTGATACATCTTGTAGATATTTCTGAAATCGAAGGCAGAAGCGCTGTTGACGATTATAATACCGTCAATAAAGAACTATCTAATTTTTTGGATAAATTGGCTGATTTGCCTCAAATAACAGTTCTTAACAAATCAGATATCCTGCAAGACTTAAACAAAGTTGAGGAATTCAAGCAAAAGACAAATCTTGATGATATTATCTTAATTTCAGCTGCAACAAGGCAGGGTATAGATAAATTATTGGCAGCTGTATCAGAAAAATTAAAGCAATTGCCAGCACCTGAACTTGAAGTGGAAGCTGAAACCAGTCTAGAATCGCTTGAAGAAAACACCTTTGAAATACAGCTTTTGGAAAAGGGCTATTATCTTGTAAGCGGCAAAATGGTAGAAAATCTTGCGCGTAATGTAGTTTTAAGCGA
Coding sequences:
- the obgE gene encoding GTPase ObgE produces the protein MFIDYAQIVIKAGNGGDGKVSFFTARYVPNGGPDGGDGGKGGDIVFVADRNLNTLVDFKFNRFFRAENGERGETGRKTGKSGKDLIIKVPCGTVVKTLDGKVVADLVKDKQQEIILHGGRGGRGNSKFASSRRQAPHFAQRGEVTKEYTVILELKLIADVGIIGYPNAGKSTLLSMISQAKPKIANYPFTTLSPSLGVVKYGDYSFVAADIPGIIEGASQGAGLGHRFLKHIERTRLLIHLVDISEIEGRSAVDDYNTVNKELSNFLDKLADLPQITVLNKSDILQDLNKVEEFKQKTNLDDIILISAATRQGIDKLLAAVSEKLKQLPAPELEVEAETSLESLEENTFEIQLLEKGYYLVSGKMVENLARNVVLSDPDSLAYFQRSLNELGINKALKEKGIKNGDTVRMLDTEFEWFD